In Columba livia isolate bColLiv1 breed racing homer chromosome Z, bColLiv1.pat.W.v2, whole genome shotgun sequence, one DNA window encodes the following:
- the HTR1A gene encoding 5-hydroxytryptamine receptor 1A: MDVANNTTSPERSPEGAGGPGLAEVTLGYQLLTSLLLGTLILCAVSGNACVIAAIALERSLQTVANYLIGSLAVTDLMVSVLVLPMAALYQVLNKWTLGQVTCDIFISLDVLCCTSSILHLCAIALDRYWAITDPIDYVNKRTPRRAAVLISLTWLIGFLISIPPMLGWRTPEDRSDPDACTISKDHGYTIYSTFGAFYIPLLLMLVLYGRIFKAARFRIRKTVKKAEKKKIADTCLTLSPSALQKKTNGESGKGWRRTVEHKPGVCVNGAVRQGEDGAALEIIEVQRCNSSSKTHLPLPSEACGSPPPPSFEKRNEKNTEAKRRMALSRERKTVKTLGIIMGTFILCWLPFFIVALVLPFCDSKCYMPKWLEAVINWLGYSNSLLNPIIYAYFNKDFQSAFKKIIKCKFCRQ, from the coding sequence ATGGATGTGGCCAACAACACTACCTCCCCAGAGCGCTCCCCCGAGGGGGCAGGCGGCCCCGGCCTCGCAGAGGTGACCCTGGGCTACCAGCTGCTCACCTCCCTGCTCCTGGGCACACTCATCCTGTGCGCCGTGAGCGGCAACGCCTGCGTGATCGCGGCCATCGCCCTGGAGCGCTCCCTGCAAACCGTAGCCAACTATCTCATCGGCTCGCTGGCTGTCACCGACCTCATGGTGTCCGTGCTGGTGCTGCCCATGGCCGCCCTGTACCAGGTTCTGAACAAGTGGACTCTGGGGCAGGTCACCTGCGACATTTTCATATCGCTGGACGTGCTGTGCTGCACCTCTTCTATCCTGCACCTGTGCGCCATCGCCTTGGACAGGTACTGGGCCATCACGGACCCCATCGACTATGTCAACAAGCGGACTCCCCGGAGGGCAGCCGTGCTCATCAGTCTGACCTGGCTCATCGGCTTCTTGATATCCATCCCGcccatgctgggctggaggacGCCCGAGGACCGCTCGGACCCCGACGCGTGCACCATCAGCAAGGACCACGGGTACACCATCTACTCCACTTTCGGCGCCTTCTACATCCCTCTCCTCCTCATGCTGGTGCTCTACGGCCGCATCTTCAAGGCGGCCCGCTTCAGGATCCGCAAGACCGTCAAGAAGGCGGAGAAGAAGAAAATCGCCGACACCTGCCTCACCCTCTCCCCGTCCGCCCTGCAGAAGAAAACCAACGGGGAGTCTGGCAAGGGTTGGCGGCGAACTGTGGAGCACAAGCCCGGCGTCTGTGTCAACGGCGCGGTTCGGCAGGGTGAGGACGGGGCCGCTCTGGAAATCATCGAGGTCCAGCGCTGCAACAGCTCCTCCAAGACTCACCTGCCGCTCCCCAGCGAGGCGTGCggctccccgccgcccccctcCTTCGAGAAGCGCAACGAGAAGAACACGGAAGCCAAGCGGAGGATGGCTCTGTCACGGGAGAGGAAGACTGTCAAGACCCTGGGCATCATTATGGGCACCTTCATCCTCTGCTGGCTGCCCTTCTTCATCGTGGCGCTGGTCCTGCCCTTTTGTGACAGTAAGTGCTACATGCCCAAGTGGCTGGAGGCAGTCATCAACTGGCTGGGCTACTCCAACTCCCTCCTCAATCCCATCATCTATGCCTATTTCAACAAAGACTTCCAAAGtgcttttaagaaaattatCAAGTGCAAATTTTGCAGGCAGTGA